The following proteins come from a genomic window of Nicotiana tomentosiformis chromosome 12, ASM39032v3, whole genome shotgun sequence:
- the LOC138903454 gene encoding uncharacterized protein yields the protein MFKGVRDAQEVENFLWHLENYFKHGKVKDDEAMINTVVLYLSETAMLWWRRKMADVDKGICTISTWDQFKAEFKRQFFPNNVLYEARRKLRELKQTGSIRVYVKEFTTLMLQIPNLTNDDLLFHFMDGLQN from the coding sequence ATGTTCAAAGGTGTGCGTGATGcgcaagaagtggaaaacttcctttggcacttggagaactacttcaAGCACGGCAAAGTGAAGGATGACGAGGCCATGATCAACACTGTTGTGTTGTACCTCTCAGAGACTGCCATGCTATGGTGGAGAAGGAAGATGGCCGACGTGGATAAAGGTATATGTACTATTAGCACGTGGGATCAGTTTAAAGCTGAGTTCAAGCGACAGTTCTTTCCAAACAATGTCTTATACGAGGCAAGGCGCAAACTTAGGGAGTTGAAGCAAACAGGGAGCATACGTGTCTATGTCAAGGAGTTCACTACCCTTATGCTTCAAATCCCCAACCTGACCAATGATGACTTGTTGTTCCACTTCATGGACGGGTTGCAAAATTAG
- the LOC104111826 gene encoding tetrahydroanabasine acetyltransferase, whose product MEVTIHETTTIFPSKPPFSENHVLPLSHLDTDRNLNLTFRYLRVYVNHTTQQLDPYEVLTSSLSAALVPYYQFTGCLRRRPSDNRLELYCQVGNGIPVILSTVDCTLASINYLDDPDYEFAEKLVPDPRDDEALTRPLILQLTRFKCGGWVFGTAVHHAMCDGMGSTLFFHAMAEIARGGNEMKVEPVWNRSSLLGPRNPPRVEFPVHEFLSLDKDLSPYLESGKPAVRECFEVKDEWLDRLKGFLNEQSGLNFTTFEALGAFIWRAKAKASKIPGDEIVKYAYLTNIRRTVKPALPAGYWGNGCVPIYVQLLAKDLINQPIWKTADAIKKSKSIITDEYVRSLIDFQELHYDEGITAGNRVSAFTDWRHVGHETVDFGWGGPVTVFPLSRHLVGSVEPCFFLPYSSATEGKKDGFKVLVCLQEEAMPVFKEEMKQLEHGLS is encoded by the exons ATGGAAGTAACCATCCACGAAACCACTACGATCTTCCCTTCTAAGCCGCCTTTCTCCGAAAATCATGTCCTTCCTCTCTCCCACCTTGACACCGACCGCAACCTCAATCTCACTTTCCGTTACCTCCGTGTCTACGTCAaccacacaacacaacaattggACCCATATGAAGTTCTCACCTCCTCCCTCTCCGCCGCTCTCGTCCCCTACTACCAATTCACCGGCTGTCTCCGTCGTCGTCCGTCGGACAACCGCCTAGAACTTTACTGTCAAGTAGGGAATGGCATTCCTGTAATTCTGTCCACAGTTGATTGTACCTTGGCCTCTATTAACTACCTGGATGATCCAGATTATGAGTTTGCTGAGAAGTTGGTACCCGACCCGAGAGATGACGAGGCATTGACCCGACCCTTGATTCTGCAGCTGACCCGGTTTAAGTGTGGCGGGTGGGTTTTCGGAACGGCGGTTCACCACGCGATGTGTGATGGTATGGGATCCACGCTTTTTTTCCATGCTATGGCGGAGATTGCTCGTGGAGGGAATGAGATGAAGGTTGAACCGGTTTGGAACCGGTCGAGTTTGCTTGGACCGAGGAACCCACCGCGAGTTGAGTTCCCGGTTCATGAGTTTCTCAGTTTAGATAAGGATTTATCGCCGTATTTGGAGTCAGGTAAACCGGCGGTTCGAGAGTGCTTTGAGGTGAAGGATGAGTGGTTGGATCGGCTTAAGGGGTTTCTAAATGAGCAATCCGGTTTAAATTTTACAACGTTTGAAGCTCTGGGAGCTTTTATCTGGCGAGCAAA GGCAAAGGCTTCTAAAATCCCAGGTGATGAGATAGTGAAGTATGCCTATCTAACCAATATCAGAAGAACAGTGAAGCCAGCATTGCCAGCAGGCTACTGGGGCAATGGTTGTGTGCCAATATACGTTCAGCTCCTTGCAAAAGACCTCATCAATCAACCTATCTGGAAAACAGCAGACGCGATCAAGAAGAGCAAGAGCATCATCACGGATGAGTATGTTCGTTCGTTAATTGATTTCCAGGAGCTGCATTATGATGAAGGGATTACAGCAGGGAATAGGGTGAGTGCATTTACAGATTGGCGGCACGTAGGCCACGAGACAGTTGATTTTGGGTGGGGCGGACCTGTGACTGTCTTCCCTCTGTCTAGGCACTTAGTTGGGAGTGTTGAACCTTGCTTTTTCTTGCCCTATTCTTCTGCTACTGAAGGTAAGAAAGATGGTTTCAAAGTTTTGGTTTGTCTGCAAGAAGAAGCCATGCCTGTTTTCAAGGAAGAGATGAAACAATTGGAGCATGGTCTTTCTTGA